Within Actinoplanes sp. L3-i22, the genomic segment CGCCTCCGGCGTCTTCGGCCTGCTGATCGCCAAGCCGTTCGCGAAGATCATCCACCTGTTCCCGCCGCTGGTCACCGGCACCGTGATCACGATCATCGGGCTCTCGCTGATCGACGCCGGGGCCGGGCTGATCGCCGGCAACGACGACAGCGCCCCGGGTTACGGGCAGCTCAGCCACCTCGCCCTGGCCGGCGCGATCGTCCTGCTGATCGTCCTGCTCAACCGCTTCACGCGCGGCTTCCTGGCCTCGCTGTCGGTGCTGATCGGCCTGATCTTCGGCCTGATCGTGGCGTCGATCATGGGCCTGTCCGACTTCTCCGGCGTCGGCGGCGCCGGCTGGTTCGGCCTGGCGAAGCCGTTCTACTTCGGCCCGCCCGAGTTCCGGGCCGCCGCGATCGTCTCGATGTGCATCGTCATGCTGGTCATCTACGTCGAGTCGACCGCCGACATGATCGCCGTCGGCGAGGCGGTCGGCAAACGCCCGACCGAGAACGACGTCGCCCGCGGCCTCGCCGCCGACGGCCTCTCCGGCATCCTGGCCGGCGTCTTCAACTCGTTCCTGGACACCGCGTTCGCCCAGAACGTCGGCCTGGTCCAGGTCACCCGGGTCCGCAGCCGCTTCGTGGTCACCGCGGCCGGCGTCATCCTGGTCCTGCTCGGCCTGATCCCCAAGCTCGGCGAGATCATCGCGGCCGTCCCGGGCCCGGTCATCGGCGCCGCCGCCCTGGTCATGTTCGCCACGGTCACCGCGGTCGGCATCCGCAGCCTGCGCCGCGTCGAGTTCGACGGCACCCAGAACCTGCTGATCATCGCGGTCTCGCTGGGCGCCGGCATGATCCCGGTGGTCGCCCCGAACTTCTACGCCAGGATGCCCGACGAGCTCCAGATCATCTTCGGCAGCAGCATCACCACGACGGTCATCATCGTCTTCCTCCTGAACCTCCTGTTCAACGGCGTCGGCCGCCGCTCGCCCGCCACCGACGAGACCGGCGCCGCTCACTCGTCGCCCGCCACCGACGAGACCGGCGTCGCCGAGATCCCCACCGCGATCCCGCCGGCCAAGGACGCCGAAACCCCGCCCGCGAACACCCTCGAAACACCGGCCAAGTCCGTTTGAGATCAGCCCGTGCGGCGCGGTGGGAATCCGATTCCTCCCGCGCCGCCGTTCTCTCCCGGTGATCCCGCCGGAGCAGAACCCCAAGATCAAATTCTTCATTGCCTCGGCTGCGGCCAATAACTGATCGTCGCTCCCGCGGGGACCCTTCCGACCTGAGCAGGGCGCTGGCGCGCCCAGAACGCTCAGGCCGCAAGGGCGACGTCCGAGGGTGGTTGCGGTTTCAAAGGACCCGCGCGACCCCGCTGCCACGCCAGGCCCAGCCGCGGCGGTTGCGGGGGAGTCGGGCGCCTGGCGGGAGGGGCGGGCGCGGGCTGCCGCCGTACCTCCGAATTGGGTTTGATCTTGGGGTTTGTCCGAGGGGGATCACGCTGAGGGCGGTGTCGGAATCGACCCGGAGGCGGTGACTCCCCGTGGTGGTGACCGGCGCGGGACGGCGGCGTCATACGATCGGCGGGACACCGGACAAGGACGGAAACGGGTGACGATGGAGACGTTGGAGTTCCAGGCCGAGGCGCGCCAGCTGTTGCAGCTGATGGTCCACTCGATCTATTCGAACAAGGACATCTTCCTGCGTGAGCTGATCTCGAACGCGTCCGACGCGCTGGACAAGCTCCGCCTGGCCAAGCTGCAGGACGGGCTGGAGGCGGACACGTCCGACCTGCACATCGAGATCGAGGCGGACACCGAGGCGCGGACGCTGATCGTCCGGGACAACGGGATCGGCATGACCCACGACGAGGTCGTGGCGCTGATCGGGACGATCGCCAAGTCGGGCACCGCCGATCTGCTGGCCAAGCTCAAGGAGGCGTCCGAGAAGAAGGGCGACGCCGAGCTGATCGGCCAGTTCGGGGTCGGCTTCTACTCGACGTTCATGGTCGCCGACAAGGTCACGCTGGTGACCCGGAAGGCCGGCACCGAGGGGCACGGCACGCGCTGGGAGTCCGCCGGCGAGGGCACGTACACGATCGACGACGAGCCGGACGCGCCGGTCGGCACGACGGTCACGCTGCAGCTGCGGCCGAAGGACGAGGAGGACCAGCTCTTCGACTACGCCGACGAGTGGCGGATCAAGCAGATCGTCAAGCGGTACTCGGACTTCATCTCGTTCCCGATCCGCCTCGGCGACGAGACGCTGAACTCGCAGAAGGCGCTCTGGGCCCGCCCGCGCAGCGAGGTCACCGACGACGAGTACCACGAGTTCTACAAGCACATCAGCCACGACTGGACCGACCCGCTCGAGATCATCAACATGAAGGCGGAGGGCACCTTCGAGTACGAGGCGCTGCTCTTCATCCCGTCGCGGGCGCCGCACGACCTGTTCCAGCGGGACGCCCGCCGGGGCCTGCAGCTCTACGTCAAGCGCGTCTTCATCATGGACGACAGCAAGGAGCTGATCCCGGACTACCTGCGCTTCGTCAAGGGCGTCGTGGACGCGGCCGACCTGTCGCTGAACATCTCCCGCGAGATCCTGCAGCAGGACCGGCACATCCAGATGATCCGCCGGCGCCTGGTCAAGAAGGTCCTGTCCACCATCAAGGACCTGATGAGCAGCAACCCGGAGAAGTACGCGACGTTCTGGCGCGAGTTCGGCCGGGCGGTCAAGGAAGGCCTGCTCAGCGAGCCGGACAACCACAAGCCGATCCTGGAGATCGCCTCGTTCGGCACCACGCACGGGACCGAGCCGACCACGCTCGCCGCCTACGTGGAGCGGATGAAGGAGGACCAGGACGAGATCTACTACCTGACCGGCGAGAGCCGTTCCCAGGTGGAGAACTCGCCGCACATGGAGGCGTTCGCGGCCCAGGGTTACGAGGTGCTGGTCCTCACCGACCCGGTCGACGAGATCTGGGTCGACGCGGTCCCCGACTTCGACGGGAAGAAGCTGCGCTCGATCGCCCGCGGCTCGGTCGACCTGAAGAAGGACGAGGAGGAGAAGGAGCCCGAGGGTGACTTCGCCCCGCTGCTCGGCTTCCTCAAGGACAAGCTGGACGAGCAGGTCAAGGAGGTGCGCCTGTCGCACCGCCTGACCACGTCGGCGGCGTGCCTGGTCAGCGACCAGGACGACATCACCCCGGCGCTGGAGAAGATGTACCGCGCGATGGGTCAGGAGGGGCCGCGGGTCAAGCGGATCCTCGAGCTGAACCCGAACCACGCGCTGGTCGCGGGCCTGCGCGCGGCCCACGAGCGCGGCGCGGAGGACCCGGCGCTGCCGGAGACCGCGGAGCTCCTCTACGGCACCGCCCTGCTCGCCGAGGGCGGCGACCTGGAGGACCCGGCCCGCTTCGCCAAACTCCTCGCGGACCGCCTGGCCCGCACGGTCTGACCACGGCGGGGGAACACAACCGGAGCGCGGTCCTGCGGGGCCGCGCTCCGCTCTCCGCTCGCGCATCGCTGATCCCTCCCTTCGGGTACGGCCCGGGGCCGGTCACTCCTCGAACCAGCTCTCCCCGGCCGCCCAGTGGCGCACCCAGCCGGCGAACCCGGGCTCGCCCCCGCCCCGCCCGAACTCCGCGCCGAACGGGATCGCGCCCTCCCCGCTGATCATCCAGACCTGGCCGCGGTGCGGGCCGGTGACGACGAGATGCCAGTACAACCCGCAGCCGTCGGTCCCGAGGACGACCGAGCCGTCGTTGAAGGTCTGCTCCAGCCGCTCGTCGTCCGGCTCCTCGTCGTCGCCCTCCCACAGCCACTCCGTGGTCAGCGGGAACGGCCTGGCCAGCACCCGCTCGGAACGGCCCGGGCCCCAGTCGGACGGGAGGTCGGCCAGGGCGACCAGACCGTAGTCGGGCGGCCCGACGTGGGAGCCGTCGGAGACCTCGGCGACGAACGTGCGGTAGGGCTCCGGCAGGGTCACGCCGTGCTCGGACTCGAAGGCGTGGACGGCCGGCCAGCCCAGGGCGGATTTGCCCTGATCATCGGCGCACAGGGCAGCACGCAGCTCGGTGATGACGGCGGGATCGGCGTGCTCGGTGTTCATGCGAAAGAGATACCAGCCGGGTCCGACATTCTCAGTCGCGGGCGACGTGGAGCAGGCGGAAGTCGCGGCGGCGGGTCAGCCGGAGGAGCAGGGCGGCCGGGTTGCCGAAGGCCCGGCGGCCGGCCTCGGCGGGGTAGGGGTCGATGCGGTCGATCCGATGCTCGACGCCGCGGTGCAGGACCGTGCAGCCGCCGGCGGCGTGGGCGTTGCGGAGCCAGGCGACGTCCGGGCCGTAGGTGAGTTCGGCGACGAAGCCGGCATCGACCCGGATCAGGAGCATCGGGGTCTCGTAACGGTTCCCGGTCCGCCGGCCGGTGTGCCGGATCAGTGCGAGCGGGCCCCGGCCGCGGCGGATCGTGGCGATCGCGAGCCGGTTGACCGTGTGCTTGAGCAGCCAGAACCAGGTGCGCTTGATCTGCTCACCCGTGCGCGAGGTTGACGAAGAACGTACCGATGTTGGTGAAGATCGTGGCGACGCCGTCGCCGATGCTGCGCGCCACGTCGGCGGCCGGGCCCGGGTTCGTGCCGATCCAGAAGACCAGCAGGAACAGCAGCACCCAGCCGAGGATCTTCTTCATGGCCTCCCCACCCCCATCCATGATCCTCACACAACCCCGGAGAGCTGTGGGAAAGGCACGCCCAAACCTGAGAGGACTCTGAGGAAACTGGAAGTCTCTAGCTTTTGACAGTTACCTTCATTTCATGGCTACTTCCAAGGCGCGCTGGTTCGCGCTCGCCGCATTGGCGTTCTGCACGCTCGCGGTCGGCCTCGACGGCACGGTGCTCAGCGTCGCGCTGCCCACGCTGGCCCACGACCTCGGCGCGACCACCGGGGATCTCCAGTGGTTCACCAACTCCTATCTGCTGGTCCTGGCGGCGGTGCTGCTGCCGGCCGGCATGCTCGGCGATCGGTACGGCCGCAAGCGGTTCCTGCTCGGCGCCCTGGCGCTGTTCGGCGCCGCGTCCGCCTGGTGCGCCTGGG encodes:
- a CDS encoding nucleobase:cation symporter-2 family protein, with the protein product MTTEVGTKHPVDQMLPIGRLAVLGLQHVLVMYAGCVAVPLIVGGALKLDGGTIAILVNADLFVAGLVTVIQSLGIARILGVRLPVVAGATFTALNPMILIGAKYGMPAVYGAILASGVFGLLIAKPFAKIIHLFPPLVTGTVITIIGLSLIDAGAGLIAGNDDSAPGYGQLSHLALAGAIVLLIVLLNRFTRGFLASLSVLIGLIFGLIVASIMGLSDFSGVGGAGWFGLAKPFYFGPPEFRAAAIVSMCIVMLVIYVESTADMIAVGEAVGKRPTENDVARGLAADGLSGILAGVFNSFLDTAFAQNVGLVQVTRVRSRFVVTAAGVILVLLGLIPKLGEIIAAVPGPVIGAAALVMFATVTAVGIRSLRRVEFDGTQNLLIIAVSLGAGMIPVVAPNFYARMPDELQIIFGSSITTTVIIVFLLNLLFNGVGRRSPATDETGAAHSSPATDETGVAEIPTAIPPAKDAETPPANTLETPAKSV
- the htpG gene encoding molecular chaperone HtpG, yielding MTMETLEFQAEARQLLQLMVHSIYSNKDIFLRELISNASDALDKLRLAKLQDGLEADTSDLHIEIEADTEARTLIVRDNGIGMTHDEVVALIGTIAKSGTADLLAKLKEASEKKGDAELIGQFGVGFYSTFMVADKVTLVTRKAGTEGHGTRWESAGEGTYTIDDEPDAPVGTTVTLQLRPKDEEDQLFDYADEWRIKQIVKRYSDFISFPIRLGDETLNSQKALWARPRSEVTDDEYHEFYKHISHDWTDPLEIINMKAEGTFEYEALLFIPSRAPHDLFQRDARRGLQLYVKRVFIMDDSKELIPDYLRFVKGVVDAADLSLNISREILQQDRHIQMIRRRLVKKVLSTIKDLMSSNPEKYATFWREFGRAVKEGLLSEPDNHKPILEIASFGTTHGTEPTTLAAYVERMKEDQDEIYYLTGESRSQVENSPHMEAFAAQGYEVLVLTDPVDEIWVDAVPDFDGKKLRSIARGSVDLKKDEEEKEPEGDFAPLLGFLKDKLDEQVKEVRLSHRLTTSAACLVSDQDDITPALEKMYRAMGQEGPRVKRILELNPNHALVAGLRAAHERGAEDPALPETAELLYGTALLAEGGDLEDPARFAKLLADRLARTV
- a CDS encoding SMI1/KNR4 family protein — encoded protein: MNTEHADPAVITELRAALCADDQGKSALGWPAVHAFESEHGVTLPEPYRTFVAEVSDGSHVGPPDYGLVALADLPSDWGPGRSERVLARPFPLTTEWLWEGDDEEPDDERLEQTFNDGSVVLGTDGCGLYWHLVVTGPHRGQVWMISGEGAIPFGAEFGRGGGEPGFAGWVRHWAAGESWFEE